The proteins below come from a single Micromonospora citrea genomic window:
- a CDS encoding cellulose binding domain-containing protein has product MRARSVTTVAALAGLLSLLAVGTARADDAPALTTPGSPVVVTNEPHHLTLAWAPSAWAGEPAGEEPITYEVRAQLGPHVYRALGTTTATTLTLTNLAPGSEYRLVVGAYTLGGYSDPSPVTPVRTAYGRAKVSYRNVDWSPTDNQIQHVLQVANTGSVPLDLATVRVRYHLTFQGGNTSLVPNCDWAAVGCDQVGRSVTFFPPPLPPSPPAGGTPTPTPTHHPLPGTPVPGWVELTFTGGILAPGASTGPIHLRHHRPDWTGVDERDDPSWRAATGQWIDNSRITLDVDGVREFGDTYA; this is encoded by the coding sequence ATGCGCGCCCGAAGCGTCACCACCGTCGCCGCCCTCGCCGGGCTGCTGAGCCTGCTCGCCGTCGGCACCGCCCGGGCGGACGACGCCCCCGCGCTGACCACCCCCGGCAGCCCCGTCGTCGTCACCAACGAGCCGCACCACCTCACGCTCGCCTGGGCCCCGTCGGCGTGGGCGGGCGAGCCGGCCGGCGAGGAGCCGATCACCTACGAGGTGCGGGCGCAGCTCGGCCCCCACGTCTACCGCGCCCTCGGCACCACCACCGCGACCACCCTGACGCTGACGAACCTGGCCCCCGGCAGCGAATACCGGCTCGTCGTCGGCGCCTACACACTCGGCGGCTACTCCGACCCCTCCCCTGTCACGCCGGTGCGCACCGCGTACGGGCGGGCGAAGGTCAGCTACCGCAACGTCGACTGGTCACCCACGGACAACCAGATCCAGCACGTCCTGCAGGTGGCAAACACCGGCAGCGTGCCGCTCGACCTCGCCACCGTGCGGGTGCGTTACCACCTGACCTTCCAGGGCGGCAACACGTCCCTGGTGCCGAACTGCGACTGGGCGGCGGTGGGCTGCGACCAGGTCGGACGCTCCGTGACGTTCTTCCCGCCGCCACTGCCGCCGTCGCCGCCGGCCGGCGGCACGCCCACCCCGACGCCCACCCACCACCCGCTGCCGGGCACGCCCGTCCCCGGGTGGGTCGAGCTGACCTTCACCGGTGGGATCCTCGCCCCCGGCGCGTCCACCGGCCCGATCCACCTGCGCCACCACCGGCCCGACTGGACCGGCGTCGACGAACGGGACGACCCGAGCTGGCGCGCCGCGACCGGCCAGTGGATCGACAACAGCCGGATCACCCTCGACGTCGACGGCGTACGCGAGTTCGGCGACACCTACGCCTGA
- a CDS encoding AAA domain-containing protein, protein MRAGLEVPPAVEAERVVTAVLADLRSGAHRGVVVDSPPGAGKSTLVVRAAVELAAAGEPLIIVAQTNEQVDDLIDRLARKAPELRIGRLSAGDYRPSERVRGHETVRVAAKVADLGGPAVIIGTAAKWATVAEGFWPWAIVDEAYQMRSDALLRVAGRFERALFVGDPGQLDPFSTVETARWTGLTWDPMQSAVAVLLRHNPGLPVHRLPVSWRLPASAAPVVAAAFYPFTGFRAGTGPDDRVLTFTEAGPGDAVDEAVNLAARTGWALYELPAGHTLRTDADATAACAALALRVLRRGAVAVSEHAPAGAPVTADRIAVGAAHRDQVAAIRAHLGEAGAGITVDTANRLQGREYDVTIVLHPLSGRRDATAFHLESGRLCVLTSRHRHACVVVARAGIGELLDAHPSTEIVHLDVPVKFPDGWEANQTILALLAGAASADGR, encoded by the coding sequence CGCCGGGGGCCGGCAAGTCGACCCTGGTGGTGCGCGCCGCCGTCGAGCTGGCCGCGGCCGGTGAGCCGCTGATCATCGTCGCGCAGACGAACGAGCAGGTCGACGACCTGATCGACCGCCTGGCCCGCAAGGCGCCCGAGCTGCGCATCGGCCGGCTCTCCGCCGGCGACTACCGGCCGTCGGAGCGGGTGCGGGGCCACGAGACGGTACGGGTGGCCGCGAAGGTCGCCGACCTCGGCGGCCCGGCCGTCATCATCGGTACGGCCGCGAAGTGGGCCACGGTCGCCGAGGGCTTCTGGCCGTGGGCGATCGTGGACGAGGCGTACCAGATGCGGTCGGACGCGCTGCTGCGCGTGGCCGGCAGGTTCGAGCGGGCGCTGTTCGTGGGTGATCCCGGCCAGCTCGACCCGTTCTCGACCGTCGAGACGGCGCGCTGGACGGGCCTGACCTGGGATCCGATGCAGTCGGCGGTGGCGGTGCTGCTGCGCCACAACCCGGGGTTGCCGGTGCACCGGCTGCCGGTGTCGTGGCGGCTGCCCGCGTCGGCGGCGCCGGTGGTCGCGGCGGCGTTCTACCCGTTCACCGGGTTCCGCGCCGGCACCGGTCCCGACGACCGGGTGCTGACGTTCACCGAGGCCGGCCCGGGGGACGCGGTCGACGAGGCGGTAAATCTCGCCGCCCGCACGGGCTGGGCGCTCTACGAGCTGCCGGCCGGGCACACCCTGCGTACCGATGCCGACGCCACCGCCGCGTGCGCGGCGCTGGCGCTGCGGGTGCTGCGGCGCGGCGCGGTCGCCGTCTCCGAGCACGCGCCGGCCGGGGCGCCGGTCACCGCCGACCGGATCGCCGTCGGAGCCGCGCACCGCGACCAGGTCGCGGCGATCCGCGCGCACCTGGGCGAGGCCGGGGCGGGCATCACCGTCGACACCGCCAACCGGCTCCAGGGCCGGGAGTACGACGTGACGATCGTGCTGCACCCGCTGTCGGGGCGGCGGGACGCGACGGCGTTCCACCTGGAGTCGGGGCGGCTCTGCGTGCTGACGTCCCGGCACCGGCACGCGTGCGTGGTGGTGGCGCGGGCGGGGATCGGCGAACTGCTGGACGCGCACCCGTCGACGGAGATCGTGCACCTCGACGTGCCGGTCAAGTTCCCGGACGGCTGGGAGGCGAACCAGACGATCCTCGCGCTGCTGGCCGGGGCGGCGTCGGCGGACGGGCGGTGA